One window from the genome of Salvia miltiorrhiza cultivar Shanhuang (shh) chromosome 7, IMPLAD_Smil_shh, whole genome shotgun sequence encodes:
- the LOC130993789 gene encoding protein LEAD-SENSITIVE 1-like produces MGLLTNRVERHEIKPGDHIYTYRAVFAYSHHGIFVGGSKVVHFTRVGNTSSSDSEVYDEAEECPTFPDCGFRQPDSGVVLSCLDCFLRNGSLYSSVMAL; encoded by the exons ATGGGTCTGCTGACTAACAGAGTGGAGAGGCATGAAATCAAACCCGGGGATCATATCTACACTTACAGAGCAGTCTTCGCTTACTCTCATCACG GTATCTTTGTTGGGGGTAGCAAAGTAGTTCATTTCACCCGTGTTGGAAACACTTCCAGCTCGGACTCTGAAGTATACGACGAAGCTGAAGAATGCCCGACCTTTCCTGACTGCGGATTCAGGCAGCCGGATAGTGGAGTTGTCCTCTCATGTCTAGATTGCTTCCTCCGTAATGGCTCCCTTTACTCCTCCGTAATGGCTCTCTAA